The sequence below is a genomic window from Fluoribacter dumoffii NY 23.
CATTAAGTAAAAGACGCGCAGGATCTTCCAATAACTCTTTAACGCTTACCAAAAACTGTACTGAATCTTTTCCATCAATCAATCGATGATCATAAGACAAAGCCACATACATCATTGGACGGATAACAATTTGCCCTTTCTCTACTACAGGTCTCTCTTCAATTTTATGCATTCCCAAAATTCCGGTTTGCGGGGGATTGATAATCGGAGTAGCCAATAAAGAACCGAACACACCGCCATTAGTAATAGTAAATGTTCCTCCTTGCATGTCTTCCATTGCTAATTTGCCTTGTCGTGCTTTTAATGCGGCATCATTTATGGCCATTTCAATTTCAGCCATGCTCATTTGATCCGCATCACGAATTACCGGGACGACCAATCCCCGCTCAGTAGAAACGGCTATTCCTATGTCATAAAAACCGTGATAGACGACATCTTGTCCATCGATTGAAGCATTTACGGCAGGGAAACGCTTTAATGATTCAACAACCGCTTTAGTAAAAAAGGACATAAATCCGAGTTTTACTCCATGCTTTTTCTCAAAACTGTCTTTGTACTGGGCGCGCATGTCCATTACCGCTTTCAAGTTGACTTCATTAAAGGTCGTCAACATCGCTGCATTATGCTGGGCTTCCAATAAACGCTCTGCAATTTTAGCTCTTAAACGGGTCATGGGAACTCTGC
It includes:
- the odhB gene encoding 2-oxoglutarate dehydrogenase complex dihydrolipoyllysine-residue succinyltransferase, which gives rise to MSIEVKVPVLPESVADATVAAWHKKVGDKVTRDENLLDLETDKVVLEVPAPADGILEEIKFQEGDTVHSGQLLAIIKEGSGSEVKEEKKAAATKPSEEESDKVSAKEDKSTSPVVRRMMAEHDLQPGQIQGSGKDGRITKEDVLAYIESNREKSSKSAESQKEQPQKAPMGLREERRVPMTRLRAKIAERLLEAQHNAAMLTTFNEVNLKAVMDMRAQYKDSFEKKHGVKLGFMSFFTKAVVESLKRFPAVNASIDGQDVVYHGFYDIGIAVSTERGLVVPVIRDADQMSMAEIEMAINDAALKARQGKLAMEDMQGGTFTITNGGVFGSLLATPIINPPQTGILGMHKIEERPVVEKGQIVIRPMMYVALSYDHRLIDGKDSVQFLVSVKELLEDPARLLLNV